The following are encoded together in the Pseudomonas xantholysinigenes genome:
- a CDS encoding diguanylate cyclase domain-containing protein: protein MKRATKRFSRPTLRAVLGRGHLGVALLAAGLAGVLVTLLGVAALRVYANHNLHLIARSINYTVEAAVVFDDSAAANEALALIAATEEVADAKVYDNDGDLLAHWQRDEQGVMAQLQTQVARSLLEEPINMPVQHMGQQVGHIELTGQGGSLVRFLLSGLVGILVCTVLSAVLALYLSRRVFGDIIRPLRHLASVAHAARRERSFDRRVPETQIAELNELGNDFNALLDELEAWHSHLQSENESLAHQASHDSLTGLPNRAFFEGRLSRSMRTAARNEDHLALLFLDSDHFKQINDSLGHAVGDEVLISVASRVRAQLREHDLVARLGGDEFAVLLTPLHSREDAERIAEKIVASMKLPVQLEDGNSITTSLSVGIAYYPDDGRDPASLLNAADAAMYQAKRKRRGHWQVAQPDRRASDVKNRS, encoded by the coding sequence ATGAAGCGTGCAACCAAGCGCTTCAGCCGGCCGACGCTGCGCGCGGTGCTGGGGCGCGGGCATCTTGGTGTGGCCTTGCTTGCAGCCGGCCTGGCCGGTGTGCTGGTGACCCTGCTCGGGGTCGCGGCCCTGCGGGTATACGCCAACCACAACCTGCACTTGATCGCCCGTTCCATCAACTACACCGTCGAGGCCGCCGTGGTCTTCGACGACAGCGCCGCGGCCAACGAAGCCCTGGCGCTGATCGCGGCCACCGAAGAGGTGGCCGATGCCAAGGTGTATGACAACGACGGCGACCTGCTGGCCCATTGGCAGCGCGATGAACAGGGCGTGATGGCGCAATTGCAGACCCAGGTGGCGCGCAGCCTGCTGGAGGAACCGATCAACATGCCGGTGCAGCACATGGGGCAGCAGGTCGGCCATATCGAGCTGACGGGGCAGGGTGGCAGCCTGGTGCGCTTCCTGCTCAGTGGCCTGGTGGGCATTCTGGTGTGCACGGTGCTCAGTGCCGTGCTGGCGCTGTACCTGTCGCGCCGGGTGTTCGGCGATATCATCCGGCCCCTGCGCCACCTGGCCAGCGTTGCCCACGCCGCGCGGCGTGAGCGCAGCTTCGACCGCCGCGTGCCCGAGACCCAGATCGCCGAGCTCAATGAGCTGGGTAACGACTTCAATGCCCTGCTCGATGAACTGGAGGCCTGGCACAGCCACCTGCAGAGCGAGAATGAAAGCCTCGCCCACCAGGCCAGTCACGACAGCCTGACCGGCCTGCCCAACCGGGCATTTTTCGAGGGCCGCTTGAGCCGCAGCATGCGCACTGCCGCGCGCAATGAGGATCACCTGGCGCTGCTGTTCCTCGACAGTGACCACTTCAAACAGATCAACGACAGCCTCGGCCACGCGGTGGGTGATGAAGTGTTGATCAGCGTGGCCAGCCGGGTGCGCGCGCAGTTGCGCGAACACGACCTGGTGGCGCGCCTGGGCGGTGACGAGTTCGCCGTGCTGCTCACGCCGCTGCATTCGCGCGAGGACGCCGAGCGGATCGCCGAGAAGATCGTCGCCAGCATGAAACTGCCGGTGCAGCTGGAGGATGGCAACAGCATCACCACCTCGCTGAGTGTCGGCATCGCCTACTACCCCGACGACGGCCGCGACCCGGCCAGTCTGCTTAACGCCGCCGATGCGGCGATGTACCAGGCCAAGCGCAAGCGCCGTGGCCATTGGCAAGTGGCACAGCCGGACCGCCGTGCCTCTGACGTAAAGAACAGGAGCTGA
- a CDS encoding cupin domain-containing protein, translating to MSDFITVLRETCPTPVVDATKWKRIGGDPHTVNLNAYLSADGSKIMGTWICTPGKFEVNYEKWEYCHFLDGYCIVTPEGEEPKHLKAGDVFVIEPGMKGTWEVVETVRKYFVFA from the coding sequence ATGTCCGATTTCATCACCGTCCTGCGCGAAACCTGTCCGACCCCGGTGGTCGACGCGACCAAATGGAAACGCATCGGCGGCGATCCGCACACCGTCAACCTCAACGCCTACCTGTCCGCCGATGGCAGCAAGATCATGGGCACCTGGATCTGCACACCGGGCAAGTTCGAGGTCAACTATGAAAAGTGGGAGTACTGCCACTTCCTCGACGGCTACTGCATCGTCACCCCGGAGGGCGAGGAGCCGAAACACCTGAAAGCAGGCGATGTGTTCGTGATCGAACCGGGTATGAAAGGGACCTGGGAAGTGGTCGAGACGGTGCGCAAGTATTTCGTGTTTGCCTGA
- the recD gene encoding exodeoxyribonuclease V subunit alpha: MSRNLDDLLPTPLQAEHLSALAPLRDSHDLLALLDRWVERGWLRALDRAFVGFLEERAPGSDPLVLLAAALASHQLGHGHVCLDLRQTLAEPDFALSLPPEGDALTGPLLLPSQLLGSLDLALWLQRIGQSTLVAAGDSLAQRPRPLVLSGERLYLRRYWTYERRIDTTLHERLARQFPVQADLPQRLAQLFDEGAPMGEVDWQKLACALATRAGFSVITGGPGTGKTTTVVRLLALLQGPAVEQGRPLRIRLAAPTGKAAARLTESIGQQVARLQVASEVREQIPTEVSTVHRLLGSRPGSRHFRHHAGNPLPLDVLVVDEASMIDLEMMANLLDALPANARLVLLGDKDQLASVEAGAVLGDLCRDAEDGCYWPQTLAWLEQMGGQSLAGVGLQAGDGLRKPLAQQIVMLRHSRRFGEGSGIGQLARLVNRQQALEARALLAKRLDDVFCLTLGGEHDKRLDRLLLDGLNQGTEGPQGYRSYLRTIGRLRPAPGTPADDPRWEQWASEVLRGFEAFQLLCAVRKGAWGVEGLNERVARVLHNAGLIDTQQPWYEGRPVLVTRNDYGLGLMNGDIGIALRLPDEQGEALLRVAFPRNDGSGGVRFVLPSRLSDVETVFAMTVHKSQGSEFSHTALVLPDALNPVLTKELVYTGITRAKQCFSLVEPRAGVFEEAVGRKVRRVSGLMLEQV; the protein is encoded by the coding sequence ATGAGCCGAAATCTCGACGATCTGCTGCCGACACCGTTGCAGGCCGAGCACCTCAGCGCCCTGGCGCCCCTGCGCGACAGCCATGATCTGCTGGCATTGCTCGATCGCTGGGTCGAACGCGGCTGGCTGCGTGCCCTCGACCGGGCGTTCGTCGGTTTCCTCGAAGAGCGCGCCCCAGGCAGCGACCCTCTGGTGCTGCTGGCGGCGGCGTTGGCCAGTCACCAACTGGGTCATGGGCATGTCTGCCTCGACCTGCGCCAGACCCTCGCCGAGCCGGATTTCGCCCTGTCGCTGCCGCCGGAAGGCGATGCCCTGACAGGCCCTCTGCTGTTGCCATCACAGCTGCTAGGCAGTCTCGACCTGGCGTTGTGGTTGCAGCGCATCGGGCAGAGCACGCTGGTGGCCGCTGGCGATAGCCTGGCGCAACGTCCCCGCCCCTTGGTGCTCAGTGGCGAACGTCTGTACCTGCGCCGCTACTGGACCTACGAGCGGCGCATCGATACCACGCTGCACGAGCGCCTGGCGCGCCAGTTCCCGGTGCAAGCCGACCTGCCGCAGCGCCTGGCCCAGTTGTTCGACGAAGGGGCGCCGATGGGCGAGGTGGATTGGCAAAAGCTCGCCTGTGCCCTGGCTACCCGGGCAGGTTTCAGCGTGATCACCGGGGGGCCGGGCACCGGCAAGACCACCACCGTGGTGCGCCTGCTGGCGTTGTTGCAGGGGCCCGCGGTCGAGCAGGGCCGGCCCCTGCGCATCCGCCTGGCGGCGCCGACCGGCAAGGCCGCGGCACGCCTGACCGAATCCATCGGCCAGCAGGTGGCGCGCTTGCAAGTGGCGTCCGAGGTTCGCGAGCAGATCCCCACCGAGGTCAGTACCGTGCACCGCCTGCTGGGCAGCCGTCCCGGGTCGCGGCACTTCCGCCACCACGCGGGCAATCCCCTGCCGCTGGATGTGCTGGTGGTCGACGAGGCGTCGATGATCGACCTGGAGATGATGGCCAACCTGCTCGACGCCTTGCCGGCCAATGCGCGGCTGGTGCTGTTGGGCGACAAGGACCAGTTGGCGTCGGTGGAGGCCGGTGCGGTGCTCGGCGATCTGTGCCGGGATGCCGAGGACGGTTGCTACTGGCCGCAAACCCTGGCCTGGCTGGAGCAGATGGGGGGGCAGTCGCTGGCCGGTGTCGGTTTGCAAGCGGGCGATGGCCTGCGCAAGCCGCTGGCCCAGCAGATTGTCATGCTGCGCCATTCCCGGCGCTTCGGTGAGGGCAGCGGCATCGGCCAGCTGGCGCGGCTGGTCAACCGGCAGCAGGCGCTTGAGGCACGCGCGCTGCTGGCGAAACGGCTCGACGATGTGTTCTGCCTGACGCTCGGTGGCGAGCACGACAAGCGCCTCGACCGCCTGCTGCTCGATGGCCTCAACCAGGGCACGGAGGGCCCGCAAGGCTACCGCAGCTATCTGCGTACCATTGGTCGCCTGCGTCCGGCGCCGGGCACCCCCGCCGACGACCCGCGCTGGGAGCAGTGGGCCAGCGAAGTGCTGCGCGGCTTCGAAGCTTTCCAGTTGCTGTGCGCGGTGCGCAAGGGCGCCTGGGGCGTGGAGGGGCTGAACGAACGGGTGGCCCGGGTGCTGCACAACGCCGGTCTGATCGACACCCAGCAACCCTGGTACGAGGGGCGCCCGGTGCTGGTGACCCGCAACGACTACGGCCTCGGCCTGATGAACGGTGACATTGGCATCGCCCTGCGCCTGCCGGACGAGCAGGGCGAGGCGCTGCTGCGGGTGGCCTTCCCGCGCAACGACGGCAGTGGCGGCGTGCGTTTCGTCCTGCCCAGCCGGCTCAGCGACGTGGAAACCGTGTTCGCCATGACCGTGCACAAGTCCCAGGGCTCTGAGTTCAGCCATACCGCGCTGGTCTTGCCTGATGCGCTGAACCCGGTGCTGACCAAGGAGCTGGTGTACACCGGCATCACCCGCGCCAAGCAGTGCTTCAGCCTGGTGGAACCGCGCGCCGGGGTGTTCGAGGAGGCCGTCGGGCGCAAGGTCAGGCGAGTGTCGGGGTTGATGCTGGAGCAAGTCTGA
- a CDS encoding LysR family transcriptional regulator, which translates to MQKDLTSLSALNWDDLKFFLEVARTRKASSAAKRLSVDYTTVSRRIGSLEGALGTLLFEKSRTNGFVLTAEGQRLLGYAESIESTLHMACEQVSGSGVALSGHVRMGCTEGFGSFFVTPQLSHFVDAWPAISVDILPLPHFISLSKREADIVIALERPEHGPYVCCKLCDYRLRLYATQDYLERHAPIRTVTDLAGHPFISYVDDLAFSSELLYLANLIPNAQAHLRSTSVIAQYTAALQGRGLAILPCFLAAQDPRLVTVLPEQVEVTRQFWMYCREDLRKLKRITLLWDYIREVTEANAPLLMGESQEMKFALD; encoded by the coding sequence ATGCAAAAAGACCTCACCTCCCTGAGCGCGCTCAACTGGGATGACCTCAAGTTCTTTCTTGAGGTAGCGCGCACCCGCAAGGCCAGCAGTGCGGCCAAGCGCCTGAGCGTGGACTACACCACGGTGTCGCGGCGCATCGGTTCACTGGAAGGGGCGCTGGGCACCTTGCTGTTCGAGAAGTCGCGGACCAACGGCTTCGTCCTCACCGCCGAAGGCCAGCGCCTGCTGGGCTACGCCGAGTCGATCGAAAGCACCTTGCACATGGCCTGCGAGCAGGTGTCGGGCTCGGGCGTGGCGCTGTCGGGGCATGTGCGCATGGGCTGCACCGAAGGCTTCGGCAGCTTCTTCGTCACCCCGCAACTGAGCCACTTCGTCGATGCCTGGCCGGCGATCTCGGTGGATATCCTGCCACTGCCGCACTTCATCAGCCTGTCCAAGCGCGAGGCCGACATCGTCATCGCCCTGGAGCGGCCCGAGCATGGGCCCTATGTGTGCTGCAAGCTGTGCGACTACCGCCTGCGCCTGTATGCCACCCAGGACTATCTGGAGCGTCACGCGCCAATCCGCACGGTCACCGACCTGGCGGGCCACCCCTTCATCAGCTATGTCGACGACCTGGCGTTCAGTTCGGAGCTGCTGTACCTGGCCAACCTGATCCCCAATGCCCAAGCCCATCTGCGCAGCACCAGCGTGATCGCCCAGTACACCGCGGCGTTGCAAGGGCGCGGGCTGGCGATCCTGCCGTGCTTCCTGGCGGCGCAGGACCCAAGGCTGGTGACGGTATTGCCGGAACAGGTCGAGGTGACGCGGCAGTTCTGGATGTATTGCCGGGAGGACTTGCGCAAGCTCAAGCGGATCACCCTGTTGTGGGATTACATCCGCGAGGTGACCGAGGCCAATGCGCCGCTGTTGATGGGGGAATCCCAAGAGATGAAGTTCGCCCTGGACTGA
- a CDS encoding CoA-acylating methylmalonate-semialdehyde dehydrogenase codes for MNAPQTPDQTKVEQVKLLIDGQWVESKTTEWRDIVNPATQQVLARVPFATADEVNAAVAAAERAFKTWRDTPIGARMRIMLKLQALIREHSKRIAVTLSAEQGKTTADAEGDIFRGLEVVEHAASIGTLQMGEFAENVAGGVDTYTLRQPIGVCAGITPFNFPAMIPLWMFPMAIVCGNTFVLKPSEQDPLSTMMLVELALEAGIPAGVLNVVHGGKQVVDGICTHPDIKAISFVGSTEVGTHVYNLGSQHGKRVQSMMGAKNHAVVLADANRTQTINALVGAAFGAAGQRCMATSVAVLVGKAREWLPDIKEAASKLKVNAGNEPGTDVGPVVSKRAKERVLGLIESGIKEGATLELDGRDVKVPGYEQGNFVGPTLFSGVKTDMQIYTQEIFGPVLVTLEVDTLDEAIALVNANPFGNGTGLFTQSGAAARKFQSEIDIGQVGINIPIPVPVPFFSFTGSRGSKLGDLGPYGKQVVQFYTQTKTVTARWFDDDSAGDGVNTTISLR; via the coding sequence ATGAACGCACCGCAAACCCCCGACCAGACCAAGGTCGAACAGGTCAAGCTGTTGATCGACGGCCAGTGGGTCGAGTCGAAGACCACCGAGTGGCGCGACATCGTCAACCCGGCTACCCAGCAAGTGCTGGCGCGGGTGCCGTTCGCCACCGCGGATGAGGTGAACGCCGCCGTGGCCGCCGCCGAGCGCGCCTTCAAGACCTGGCGCGACACCCCGATCGGCGCGCGCATGCGCATCATGCTCAAGCTGCAGGCGCTGATCCGCGAGCACAGCAAGCGCATCGCCGTGACCCTCAGCGCCGAACAGGGCAAGACCACTGCCGATGCCGAAGGCGATATCTTCCGTGGCCTGGAAGTGGTCGAGCACGCCGCCTCCATCGGCACCTTGCAGATGGGCGAGTTCGCCGAAAACGTCGCTGGCGGTGTCGACACCTACACCCTGCGCCAGCCGATCGGCGTGTGCGCGGGCATCACCCCGTTCAACTTCCCGGCGATGATCCCGCTGTGGATGTTCCCGATGGCCATCGTCTGCGGCAATACCTTCGTGCTCAAGCCCTCCGAGCAGGACCCGCTGTCGACCATGATGCTGGTCGAGCTGGCGCTGGAAGCCGGCATTCCAGCCGGTGTGCTCAACGTGGTGCATGGCGGCAAGCAGGTGGTCGACGGCATCTGCACCCACCCGGATATCAAGGCGATCTCCTTTGTCGGCTCGACCGAGGTCGGCACCCATGTCTACAACCTGGGCAGCCAGCACGGCAAACGCGTGCAGTCGATGATGGGCGCCAAGAACCACGCTGTTGTGCTGGCCGACGCCAACCGCACCCAGACCATCAATGCCCTGGTCGGCGCCGCGTTCGGCGCGGCCGGCCAGCGCTGCATGGCCACCTCGGTGGCGGTGCTGGTGGGCAAGGCCCGCGAATGGCTGCCGGACATCAAGGAGGCGGCGAGCAAGCTCAAGGTCAATGCTGGCAACGAGCCGGGCACCGATGTTGGCCCGGTGGTCTCCAAGCGCGCCAAGGAGCGTGTGCTGGGCCTGATCGAAAGCGGTATCAAGGAAGGCGCCACGCTCGAACTGGACGGCCGCGATGTGAAGGTGCCGGGCTACGAGCAGGGCAACTTCGTCGGCCCGACCCTGTTCTCCGGGGTGAAGACCGACATGCAGATCTACACCCAGGAAATCTTCGGGCCGGTGCTGGTGACCCTCGAGGTCGATACCCTCGACGAGGCCATCGCCCTGGTCAATGCCAACCCGTTCGGCAACGGCACCGGCCTGTTCACCCAGAGCGGCGCGGCGGCGCGCAAGTTCCAGAGCGAGATCGACATTGGCCAGGTCGGCATCAACATTCCGATTCCGGTGCCTGTGCCGTTCTTCAGCTTCACCGGCTCGCGTGGCTCCAAGCTCGGCGACCTCGGCCCGTACGGCAAGCAGGTGGTGCAGTTCTACACTCAGACCAAGACCGTCACTGCCCGTTGGTTCGATGACGACAGCGCGGGCGACGGTGTGAACACCACCATCAGCCTGCGCTAA
- a CDS encoding phosphatidate cytidylyltransferase — protein MDHNTLSLFAGIGALLLLASLIGRLLKWRAGPAPHAVIDNLNARINAWWVMVLVIGIAFLFGKYGVIVLFYGVSFYALREFMTLTPTRRSDYPALVAAFYVALPVQYLLIAMDWYGMFSIFIPVYLFLLLPILASFGGDTTRFLERASKVQWGLMIAVYCVSSVPALMTLDIPGYEGRNLLLIAWLILVVQISDVLQYVCGKLFGKRKVAPNLSPSKTVEGLAGGVALATLVGASLCWITPFSFWQAALMALTVNAMGFFGGLVMSAIKRDRGVKDWGHMIEGHGGMLDRMDSVCFAAPVFFHFVRYWWA, from the coding sequence ATGGATCACAACACCCTGTCCCTGTTCGCCGGCATCGGCGCCCTGCTGCTGCTCGCCAGCCTGATCGGCCGCCTGCTCAAGTGGCGCGCCGGCCCTGCGCCGCACGCGGTGATCGACAACCTCAACGCGCGTATAAATGCCTGGTGGGTGATGGTGCTGGTGATCGGCATCGCCTTCCTGTTCGGCAAGTACGGCGTGATCGTGCTGTTCTACGGCGTGTCTTTCTATGCCCTGCGCGAGTTCATGACCCTCACCCCGACCCGACGCAGCGACTACCCGGCGCTGGTGGCGGCGTTCTATGTGGCGCTGCCGGTGCAGTACCTGTTGATCGCCATGGATTGGTACGGGATGTTCAGCATCTTCATCCCGGTGTACCTGTTCCTGCTGCTGCCGATCCTGGCCAGCTTCGGCGGCGACACCACGCGTTTCCTGGAGCGTGCCTCGAAGGTGCAATGGGGCTTGATGATCGCGGTGTACTGCGTGTCGTCGGTGCCGGCGTTGATGACCCTGGACATCCCCGGCTACGAAGGGCGCAACCTGCTGCTGATTGCCTGGCTGATCCTCGTGGTGCAGATCAGCGACGTGCTGCAGTACGTGTGCGGCAAGCTGTTCGGCAAGCGCAAGGTGGCGCCGAACCTGTCGCCGTCGAAGACCGTCGAAGGCCTGGCCGGCGGCGTGGCGCTGGCCACCCTGGTGGGCGCATCGCTGTGCTGGATCACCCCGTTCAGCTTTTGGCAGGCGGCGCTGATGGCCCTGACCGTCAATGCCATGGGCTTCTTCGGCGGGCTGGTGATGTCGGCGATCAAGCGCGATCGCGGGGTGAAGGACTGGGGGCACATGATCGAAGGCCACGGCGGCATGCTCGACCGCATGGACTCGGTGTGCTTCGCCGCGCCGGTGTTCTTCCACTTCGTGCGTTACTGGTGGGCATAG
- the mmsB gene encoding 3-hydroxyisobutyrate dehydrogenase, protein MRIAFIGLGNMGAPMARNLIKAGHQLNLFDLNKTVLAELAELGGQVSTSPKDAAANSELVITMLPAAAHVRGVYLDETTGVLAGIRPGTPTVDCSTIDPQTARDVSKAAAAKGIDMGDAPVSGGTGGAAAGTLTFMVGASAELFATLKPVLEQMGRNIVHCGEVGTGQIAKICNNLLLGISMIGVSEAMALGDALGIDTKVLAGIINSSTGRCWSSDTYNPWPGIIETAPASRGYTGGFGAELMLKDLGLATEAARLAHQPVILGAVAQQLYQAMSLRGEGGKDFSAIVEGYRKKD, encoded by the coding sequence ATGCGTATCGCATTCATTGGTCTGGGCAACATGGGCGCGCCCATGGCCCGCAACCTGATCAAGGCCGGGCACCAGCTCAACCTGTTCGACCTGAACAAGACCGTACTGGCGGAACTCGCCGAGCTGGGCGGCCAGGTCAGCACTTCACCGAAGGACGCCGCCGCCAACAGCGAGCTGGTGATCACCATGCTGCCGGCCGCGGCCCATGTGCGCGGCGTGTACCTGGATGAAACCACCGGCGTGCTGGCGGGCATCCGCCCCGGCACCCCGACCGTGGATTGCAGCACCATCGACCCGCAGACCGCCCGCGACGTCTCCAAGGCCGCGGCGGCCAAGGGCATCGACATGGGCGACGCGCCGGTCTCCGGCGGCACCGGTGGCGCGGCGGCCGGCACCCTGACCTTCATGGTCGGCGCCAGCGCCGAGTTGTTCGCCACGCTCAAGCCGGTGCTGGAGCAGATGGGCCGCAATATCGTGCACTGCGGCGAGGTCGGTACCGGGCAGATTGCCAAGATCTGCAACAACCTGCTGCTGGGCATCTCGATGATCGGCGTGTCCGAGGCCATGGCCCTGGGCGATGCGCTGGGTATCGACACCAAGGTGCTGGCCGGGATCATCAACAGCTCCACCGGGCGCTGCTGGAGTTCGGACACCTACAACCCGTGGCCGGGCATCATCGAGACCGCCCCGGCCTCGCGCGGTTACACCGGCGGCTTTGGCGCCGAGCTGATGCTCAAGGACCTGGGGCTGGCCACCGAGGCCGCGCGCCTGGCGCACCAGCCGGTGATTCTCGGCGCCGTGGCCCAGCAGCTGTACCAGGCGATGAGCCTGCGTGGTGAAGGCGGCAAGGATTTCTCGGCGATCGTCGAGGGGTACCGCAAGAAGGATTGA
- a CDS encoding OmpA family protein: protein MIDRLRFPFFALLLAFFALGGCQSVPPKGLTPEQVAVLKREGFAPTDEGWAFDLSGKVLFGSDLDSLNGQSESIVERIGKALLSVDIQRVRIDGHADASGKAAYNQLLSERRAQSVAKALIGIGMQPQNIQTRGLGSSQPVADNRTAAGRMENRRVSIVVASD, encoded by the coding sequence GTGATCGATCGTTTGCGTTTTCCGTTTTTCGCCCTGCTGCTGGCGTTTTTCGCCCTCGGTGGCTGCCAGAGCGTACCGCCCAAGGGCCTGACCCCCGAGCAGGTGGCGGTGCTCAAGCGCGAGGGCTTTGCTCCGACCGACGAAGGCTGGGCGTTCGACCTGTCGGGCAAAGTGCTGTTCGGCAGCGACCTGGATAGCCTCAACGGGCAGAGCGAGTCGATTGTCGAGCGGATCGGCAAGGCCTTGTTGTCGGTGGATATCCAGCGGGTGCGCATCGACGGCCATGCCGACGCCTCGGGCAAGGCCGCCTACAACCAGCTGCTGTCCGAGCGCCGCGCGCAGAGCGTGGCCAAGGCGCTGATCGGCATCGGCATGCAGCCGCAGAATATCCAGACCCGCGGCCTGGGCAGCAGCCAGCCGGTGGCCGACAACCGCACGGCGGCAGGACGCATGGAGAACCGCCGGGTGTCGATCGTGGTGGCCTCTGACTGA
- a CDS encoding YfiR family protein: MTVAVSALRRVSGCAFSLLLALLLSNGASAWAAGAVPDAQAQQRARAVTQVVLGILSYARWPAEPNPLRLCLVGPTEYADDLIKGDVQHSGQPLQVRRLLANDPSVASACDAVYIGKLDQAHRERLFQALNGHPVLSISEAGDPCTVGSLFCLRIGDPQVAFDVNLDSVARSGVRIHPSVLQLSRRRAGQP, from the coding sequence ATGACAGTGGCTGTCTCGGCCCTGAGACGAGTGTCGGGCTGTGCGTTCTCGCTGCTGCTGGCTTTGCTGTTGTCGAACGGCGCTTCTGCCTGGGCGGCCGGCGCCGTGCCGGATGCCCAGGCCCAGCAACGGGCCCGGGCCGTGACCCAGGTGGTGCTGGGCATCCTCAGCTACGCGCGCTGGCCCGCCGAGCCCAACCCTTTGCGCCTGTGCCTGGTCGGCCCCACCGAGTATGCCGATGACCTGATCAAGGGCGATGTGCAGCACTCCGGGCAGCCGCTGCAGGTGCGCCGCCTGCTGGCCAACGACCCGAGCGTGGCCAGTGCCTGCGACGCGGTGTACATCGGCAAACTCGACCAGGCCCATCGCGAACGTTTGTTCCAGGCGCTCAACGGCCACCCGGTGCTGAGCATCAGCGAGGCCGGCGATCCGTGCACGGTCGGCAGCCTGTTCTGTTTGCGCATCGGCGACCCGCAGGTGGCCTTCGACGTCAACCTCGATTCCGTGGCCCGCAGCGGCGTGCGCATCCACCCCAGCGTGCTGCAACTGTCGCGACGGCGGGCAGGGCAGCCATGA